One genomic window of Desulfobacterales bacterium includes the following:
- a CDS encoding DHH family phosphoesterase, with protein MVMSVSERLKRFYQQFSGDDQVLIVINADPDSIASAMAIKRLLWRKVASITLSNINVVKRPDNLSMIRLLNLKLVYFDEIDVARYTRFVMVDSQPAHHELFQRIHPDVIIDHHPYTGVEASFLDIRPQYGAAASIMAEYLKAAKIKPSIKLASGLCYAIKTDTNNFERQTHIEDVKAFQFFFKHASVALIRKIEHSELKVEFLKYFRRALQTMYMVKGKVFVHLGTVSTPDVCVLVADFYMKVDTVNTTVVSGLYDDKLVIVLRNDGLRKHAGEAAKRGFGQIGSAGGHKTRARAEIRFSELVKCVDHKNDKKLLRWIRQRVSRNYRPKKEINS; from the coding sequence ATGGTGATGTCTGTATCTGAAAGACTGAAGCGTTTTTATCAGCAGTTTTCAGGTGATGATCAGGTGCTGATCGTCATCAATGCGGATCCGGATTCCATTGCCAGTGCCATGGCAATAAAAAGACTGCTTTGGCGAAAAGTTGCCAGTATAACCCTGTCGAATATCAATGTCGTAAAGCGGCCTGATAATCTGTCGATGATCAGGCTTTTGAACCTGAAGCTCGTTTATTTCGATGAGATCGATGTGGCTCGTTATACCCGATTTGTCATGGTTGATTCACAGCCCGCCCATCATGAGCTTTTTCAGAGAATACATCCGGATGTCATCATCGACCATCATCCTTATACCGGAGTTGAAGCTTCTTTTCTGGATATCCGTCCCCAGTACGGCGCTGCGGCAAGTATTATGGCCGAATACCTGAAGGCAGCCAAAATCAAACCCTCGATCAAACTGGCCTCGGGCCTGTGTTATGCGATTAAAACGGATACGAATAATTTTGAGCGCCAGACCCATATTGAAGATGTTAAGGCGTTTCAATTTTTTTTTAAGCATGCCAGCGTTGCGCTGATTCGGAAAATTGAGCATTCGGAGCTGAAGGTCGAGTTTTTAAAGTATTTCCGGCGTGCGCTTCAAACCATGTATATGGTGAAGGGCAAGGTGTTCGTTCATCTGGGGACGGTCAGCACTCCGGATGTGTGTGTGCTGGTTGCCGATTTTTATATGAAAGTGGATACGGTCAACACGACCGTTGTTTCAGGTTTATATGATGATAAACTGGTTATTGTATTAAGAAATGACGGGTTGAGGAAACATGCCGGCGAAGCCGCAAAACGGGGGTTTGGGCAGATTGGTTCTGCCGGTGGCCATAAAACAAGGGCCCGGGCTGAAATTCGCTTTTCCGAGTTAGTCAAATGTGTAGATCATAAAAATGATAAAAAACTGCTCCGATGGATCCGCCAGAGGGTCAGCCGTAATTACAGGCCAAAAAAGGAGATAAACTCTTGA
- the ccsB gene encoding c-type cytochrome biogenesis protein CcsB has translation MEYVIFIIILCYLCSSAVYMAYLFFQKNYLHKAGYYLMLAGLLCHSLAIGYRFAQTGHFPVNNLYETLMLSGWAIAVVFILFQYKFNLRILGVYAAPLAALVTIAAYLVPNEPVEMNYILNSMWIVFHVIVILIGEASFALACGLGILYLMQEHAIKTKSHGFLFRRLPSLDLLDSAGYACLIAGFIMLSLGLISGLVYAKSVWGRFWGWDPKEVWSAITWLFYAALLHERLTVGWRGRKSAVMAIIGFAVLLFTFLGVNFLLEGHHGAFTSM, from the coding sequence ATGGAGTATGTAATTTTTATTATAATTTTATGCTATCTGTGCAGCTCAGCGGTATATATGGCCTATTTGTTTTTTCAGAAAAATTATCTGCACAAGGCCGGGTATTATCTGATGCTGGCCGGATTGTTATGCCATTCACTGGCTATCGGGTACCGGTTTGCCCAGACAGGCCATTTCCCCGTCAACAACCTGTATGAGACATTGATGCTGTCCGGCTGGGCAATAGCGGTTGTCTTTATCCTGTTTCAATATAAATTCAACCTGAGAATACTCGGGGTGTATGCAGCGCCCCTGGCTGCATTGGTTACGATCGCCGCCTACCTGGTTCCAAATGAGCCGGTGGAAATGAATTACATTCTTAACAGCATGTGGATTGTGTTTCATGTCATCGTGATTCTCATCGGTGAGGCTTCATTTGCGCTGGCCTGCGGGCTGGGGATTTTGTATCTGATGCAGGAGCACGCGATAAAAACCAAATCGCATGGGTTTTTGTTCAGACGGCTGCCCTCCCTGGATCTGCTGGACAGCGCCGGATATGCGTGTCTGATCGCCGGTTTTATCATGCTGTCGCTGGGGCTTATTTCCGGGCTTGTTTATGCGAAATCGGTCTGGGGCAGATTTTGGGGATGGGATCCAAAAGAAGTCTGGTCAGCAATTACCTGGCTGTTTTACGCCGCGTTGCTTCATGAACGGCTGACGGTCGGGTGGCGGGGGCGTAAGTCCGCAGTGATGGCGATTATCGGCTTTGCTGTTCTTTTATTTACGTTTCTGGGGGTCAATTTTTTACTGGAGGGGCATCATGGCGCCTTTACCAGCATGTAG
- a CDS encoding MBL fold metallo-hydrolase, whose translation MDLSILGSGTCVPSLSRSSCSVLIRSGDEKMLLDLGAGTIRRLLEAGENIREISVVFFSHFHPDHTGEFVSFLFANKYPDRAARQRMLTVMGGKGLSRFYSGLRDVYGHVIELPGRLFRLVETDAKGYDTRQLGVFLVQSVPVAHCPESIACKITAADGRSVVYSGDTDYCDSLIELARDADVLICESSFPDGMKVKGHLTPSMAGEIAARANVRKLVLTHFYPECDTVDIEAQCRRAYSGSLVLATDMLKVEI comes from the coding sequence ATGGATCTGAGTATACTTGGGTCAGGTACTTGCGTGCCATCGTTAAGTAGAAGTTCCTGCTCTGTATTGATCCGTTCAGGAGATGAAAAGATGCTGCTGGATTTAGGCGCCGGAACGATCCGGCGTCTCCTTGAAGCAGGAGAAAATATTCGGGAGATATCGGTTGTTTTCTTCAGTCATTTTCATCCGGATCATACCGGAGAGTTTGTATCGTTTTTATTCGCCAATAAATATCCGGACAGGGCCGCCCGGCAACGGATGCTTACGGTCATGGGCGGCAAGGGGTTGTCCCGTTTTTATTCCGGGTTAAGAGACGTTTACGGGCATGTGATCGAATTGCCGGGACGGCTTTTCAGGCTTGTTGAAACGGATGCGAAGGGCTATGATACCCGGCAGCTTGGAGTGTTTTTGGTGCAATCGGTGCCGGTTGCACATTGCCCGGAAAGTATTGCCTGTAAAATTACAGCCGCGGACGGACGATCCGTTGTATATTCGGGTGATACGGATTATTGTGATTCCCTGATCGAACTGGCCCGGGATGCGGATGTGCTCATTTGCGAATCCTCATTTCCGGATGGCATGAAAGTTAAAGGACATCTGACACCATCAATGGCGGGTGAAATTGCCGCCCGGGCGAACGTGCGCAAACTGGTACTGACGCATTTTTATCCGGAATGCGATACGGTCGATATTGAAGCTCAGTGTCGCAGGGCATACAGCGGTTCGCTGGTACTGGCCACTGATATGTTGAAAGTTGAGATTTAG
- a CDS encoding bifunctional precorrin-2 dehydrogenase/sirohydrochlorin ferrochelatase, which produces MRYYPVFFDIHGKRCLVVGGGTVGTRKVLTLLKCGADVTVVSPCFDDRLLGLAETGAVSLKSRCYRSSDLEGVFMVFGATDNEELNRRVHEDAEKCNVLCNIVDRPEACSFVLPSVVERGDLLIAISTSGKSPALARKLRTELEKQFGQEYDDLLILMGAVRKKLLARHHNSCEHQKIFRQLIESDLIERIRDHDVDRINERLREILGEGYAFADLMRMNS; this is translated from the coding sequence ATGCGATATTACCCGGTATTTTTTGATATTCACGGTAAGCGCTGCCTGGTTGTTGGCGGAGGGACTGTCGGGACACGTAAGGTTTTGACACTGCTCAAGTGCGGTGCGGACGTTACGGTCGTCAGTCCCTGTTTTGATGACAGGCTTCTCGGGCTTGCAGAAACCGGGGCTGTTTCGTTAAAAAGCAGGTGCTATCGTTCTTCGGATCTGGAAGGCGTATTTATGGTTTTTGGCGCCACAGACAATGAGGAATTAAATCGTCGTGTCCATGAGGATGCGGAAAAGTGCAACGTGCTGTGCAATATTGTCGACCGGCCGGAGGCCTGCAGCTTTGTTCTGCCGTCGGTTGTTGAAAGAGGGGATCTGCTGATCGCCATATCGACATCCGGCAAAAGCCCGGCTCTGGCCAGGAAGCTGAGAACGGAACTGGAAAAGCAGTTCGGACAGGAATATGATGATTTGTTGATTTTAATGGGGGCGGTACGTAAAAAACTGCTTGCCCGCCATCATAATTCATGCGAGCATCAGAAAATTTTTCGCCAACTTATCGAAAGTGATCTTATTGAAAGGATCCGGGATCATGACGTTGACCGGATCAACGAGCGACTCAGAGAAATTCTGGGTGAAGGATATGCTTTTGCCGATTTAATGCGGATGAATTCATAA
- the hemA gene encoding glutamyl-tRNA reductase has product MRDIVLMGMNHKTAPVELRECVAFSNDEISSALELLRDYESIDEVVFISTCNRVEVLMATEEASGAVAQVKDYIIRAKNVSRHELEKSLYVYEGAEAVRHMFLVASSLDSMMVGEPQILGQIKEAYLRAASKKTSGVILNRLMHRTFFVAKRIRTETGIGDHAVSISYAAIELGRKIFGSLEGKKVLLIGAGEMAELAVEHLIRNRVGDICVANRTFERGLDLASRFGGNAIRFEEISDVLQTVDIIISSTGSAEFVIQYDQVRKVVRKRKNRPIFFIDIAVPRDIDPKINRITNSYVYDIDDLTGVIEDNIEDRNKEAVKGQRIVDESVIQFRRWYESLDVIPTIVAVRNMMSEIADAEMKKTFHSLTHLAEPDCQAIERMTQAVINKILHHPTLCLKNNHFHGDKPVYLDVTRKLFNLDK; this is encoded by the coding sequence ATGCGTGATATCGTATTAATGGGGATGAATCATAAGACCGCTCCGGTAGAGCTCAGAGAGTGCGTTGCATTTTCGAATGATGAAATATCGTCTGCGCTGGAATTGCTTCGAGACTATGAGTCGATTGATGAAGTTGTTTTTATTTCCACCTGCAACCGGGTGGAAGTGCTGATGGCGACCGAAGAGGCAAGCGGTGCGGTAGCTCAGGTCAAAGATTATATCATACGGGCAAAGAACGTATCCCGGCATGAACTTGAAAAATCCTTATATGTTTACGAGGGGGCTGAGGCGGTCCGGCACATGTTTCTGGTAGCTTCCAGCCTGGATTCCATGATGGTTGGCGAGCCTCAAATCCTGGGTCAGATCAAGGAAGCATATTTAAGGGCTGCTTCCAAAAAAACATCCGGAGTGATTTTAAACCGGTTGATGCACCGGACATTTTTTGTGGCAAAGCGTATTCGAACGGAAACCGGCATCGGTGACCATGCCGTATCAATCAGTTATGCGGCCATTGAGCTGGGACGGAAAATATTCGGTTCCCTGGAAGGAAAGAAAGTGTTGCTGATCGGGGCCGGTGAAATGGCAGAGCTGGCCGTCGAGCATCTGATTCGAAATCGCGTCGGCGATATATGCGTCGCCAACCGGACGTTTGAACGGGGGCTTGACCTGGCCAGCCGGTTTGGCGGGAATGCCATCCGGTTTGAAGAAATTTCCGATGTTCTTCAAACGGTCGATATCATTATCAGCTCGACCGGTTCTGCCGAATTTGTCATTCAGTACGATCAGGTCAGAAAGGTGGTTCGGAAAAGAAAAAATCGTCCGATTTTTTTCATCGATATTGCCGTTCCCCGTGATATCGATCCGAAAATTAACCGGATAACCAATTCGTATGTTTATGACATAGATGATTTGACAGGGGTGATCGAAGATAATATTGAAGATCGCAACAAAGAAGCCGTAAAAGGCCAGCGAATCGTTGATGAATCGGTCATTCAGTTTCGCCGCTGGTATGAGAGTCTCGATGTCATCCCGACCATTGTTGCCGTACGAAATATGATGAGCGAGATTGCCGATGCGGAAATGAAAAAAACGTTTCATTCATTGACTCATCTGGCAGAACCGGACTGTCAGGCGATCGAGAGGATGACCCAGGCCGTGATCAATAAAATACTGCATCACCCTACACTTTGTCTGAAAAACAACCATTTCCATGGTGATAAGCCCGTTTATCTGGACGTTACCCGAAAACTGTTTAATCTTGATAAATAG
- a CDS encoding SRPBCC family protein, with product DGVGGGGGGGGDNRDGFYLKKIFSGKASPAREGDALSMTKFEEHVVICRPVDKVFAYVADLKNSHKWQTSLESLNITSEKQTGAGATYHIVNRIMGYRIEANGIVSEYEADRCCIYKVVSGLIMGQSRMSVEPFGEGTKLTIEAEADLNTFRLMKSLIASKARKQLSMDLKTLKKVLENES from the coding sequence TAGATGGCGTGGGGGGGGGGGGGGGGGGGGGGGGGGATAACCGGGATGGCTTTTATCTCAAAAAGATTTTTTCCGGGAAAGCATCTCCGGCGCGGGAAGGAGATGCCTTGAGTATGACAAAATTTGAAGAGCACGTGGTGATTTGCAGGCCTGTAGACAAGGTGTTTGCGTACGTTGCCGATTTGAAAAACAGTCATAAATGGCAAACCAGCCTTGAGTCACTGAATATCACCTCGGAAAAACAAACCGGTGCCGGCGCCACGTATCATATAGTAAACCGAATCATGGGATATAGAATCGAGGCCAACGGAATTGTTTCTGAATATGAGGCAGACAGGTGCTGTATCTATAAAGTGGTATCGGGGCTTATCATGGGGCAGAGCCGGATGAGTGTCGAGCCTTTTGGCGAGGGAACGAAATTGACCATTGAGGCGGAAGCAGACCTGAATACGTTCAGGCTTATGAAATCCCTGATCGCATCCAAAGCCAGAAAACAATTGTCAATGGATCTGAAGACGTTGAAAAAAGTGTTGGAAAACGAGTCCTGA
- the dksA gene encoding RNA polymerase-binding protein DksA has translation MDQKEIDYFEQLLRKRLDDLLSQADDTVTDMTGQRENFPDPTDRASLESDRNFMLRIRDRESKLIRKIKKALERIENGTFGVCEKCGEDITVERLEARPVTTLCIDCKTREEAVEKALGL, from the coding sequence ATGGATCAAAAAGAAATAGACTATTTTGAACAATTGCTAAGAAAGCGGTTAGATGATCTGCTGAGTCAGGCAGATGACACAGTGACAGACATGACTGGCCAACGGGAAAATTTTCCTGATCCGACGGACCGCGCTTCTCTTGAATCAGATCGGAATTTTATGTTGCGAATACGGGACAGGGAAAGCAAACTGATCAGAAAAATAAAAAAGGCACTCGAACGGATTGAAAACGGTACGTTCGGCGTATGTGAGAAGTGCGGGGAAGATATTACTGTTGAACGGTTAGAGGCCAGACCTGTTACCACTCTCTGCATAGATTGTAAAACCAGAGAGGAAGCTGTGGAAAAAGCGCTTGGATTGTAA
- the fabD gene encoding ACP S-malonyltransferase has translation MKKTAFLFPGQGSQKVGMALDFYQEFEFVRERFDMAEELTKINISRLCFKGPMEELTQTVNLQPAVTVVSLACLAAIEKEGIRADISAGHSLGEFSALCNAGVVSEEDTIRLVHKRGALMHREAVAHTGAMHAVIGLSIETVQAIVDDVRKTGVVAVANHNAEKQIVITGAPDQVKKVSEIAASKGARAIPLNVSGAWHSDLMKGAEKEFAAVLESVTFHSPATPVIHNVTADVALDSMAIRTIMGQQLCHPVKWYDSVCKMMEKGIENFVEVGPGKVLSGLLKKIVPKDYPYTVYTVSSLKEFEKLVADIS, from the coding sequence TTGAAAAAGACAGCATTTCTATTCCCGGGCCAGGGATCGCAAAAGGTCGGTATGGCACTGGATTTTTACCAGGAATTCGAATTTGTCAGAGAGCGGTTTGATATGGCTGAGGAACTGACGAAAATTAACATATCCAGGCTTTGTTTCAAAGGCCCGATGGAGGAGCTGACGCAAACCGTGAATCTGCAGCCCGCGGTGACGGTCGTAAGTCTGGCATGCCTGGCCGCTATCGAAAAAGAAGGCATCCGGGCCGATATCTCTGCCGGTCACAGTCTGGGTGAATTCAGCGCCCTTTGTAATGCCGGAGTCGTATCTGAAGAAGACACCATCAGGCTCGTTCATAAGAGAGGGGCGCTGATGCACAGAGAGGCCGTAGCGCATACCGGCGCGATGCATGCCGTTATCGGACTTTCGATTGAAACGGTTCAGGCGATTGTGGATGATGTCCGGAAGACGGGAGTTGTCGCTGTAGCCAATCATAATGCTGAGAAACAAATCGTTATCACGGGAGCGCCGGATCAGGTTAAAAAGGTATCCGAGATAGCGGCTTCAAAAGGCGCCAGAGCAATTCCATTGAACGTCAGCGGGGCATGGCACAGCGATTTGATGAAAGGTGCGGAAAAAGAATTTGCAGCGGTGCTGGAGTCTGTTACGTTTCATTCGCCGGCTACGCCGGTTATTCACAATGTTACGGCAGATGTGGCCCTTGATTCCATGGCGATCAGGACGATTATGGGACAGCAGCTTTGCCACCCTGTAAAATGGTACGATTCTGTATGTAAAATGATGGAAAAAGGGATTGAAAATTTTGTGGAAGTCGGTCCGGGTAAGGTTCTGTCGGGATTATTGAAAAAAATTGTTCCCAAAGATTATCCGTACACTGTCTATACGGTTAGTTCACTTAAGGAATTTGAAAAACTGGTAGCCGATATTTCCTGA